One segment of Pirellulales bacterium DNA contains the following:
- a CDS encoding arylsulfatase codes for MVNKHNAVVAANAQATGKKPNICIIWGDDIGLTNISAYSLGLMGYTTTNIDRIAREGMMFTDYYGEQSCTAGRASFLTGQHGLRTGLTKVGLPGATLGLRKEDPTIAELLKPLGYATGQFGKNHLGDRNEFLPTVHGFDEFYGNLYHLNAEEEPEHPDYPKDPAFREKYGPRGVLDCKATDQDDPTVDPRFGKVGKQVIKDTGPLTRKRMETIDDDVANRASEFISRQATAGKPFFVWVNFTHMHFRTHVKAESRGQSGPGMSEYVDAMIDHDKNVGTVLKALDDAGVADNTFVMYSTDNGPHMNTWPDGAMTPFRNEKNSNWEGAYRVPCIVRWPGKIKPGKVSNQIVGHHDWLPTLLAVAGDSDVVARLAKGAQVGEMQYKVHLDGFNLVPYLTGQQEKSPRESFLYCNDDQELTCLRYNNWKFVFMEQRAPGTLRVWAEPFTTLRVPKIFNIRLDPFERADITSNTYYDWMIDRAFMLVPAQDYVAKFLMTFREFPQRQKAASFNLDEVLDSLQKPQQH; via the coding sequence ATGGTGAACAAGCACAACGCCGTCGTTGCGGCCAATGCCCAGGCGACTGGAAAAAAGCCGAATATCTGCATCATCTGGGGCGACGACATCGGGCTGACGAACATCAGCGCGTACTCCTTGGGGCTGATGGGCTATACCACGACGAACATCGACCGCATCGCCCGCGAAGGGATGATGTTCACCGATTACTACGGCGAGCAGAGCTGCACGGCGGGTCGTGCGTCGTTTCTGACCGGGCAGCACGGGCTGCGCACCGGGCTCACCAAGGTGGGCCTGCCCGGCGCCACCCTGGGCCTGCGCAAGGAAGACCCGACGATCGCCGAGTTGCTCAAGCCGTTGGGCTATGCGACCGGCCAGTTTGGCAAGAACCACCTGGGTGATCGCAACGAATTCCTGCCCACGGTGCATGGGTTCGATGAGTTCTACGGCAACCTTTACCACCTGAACGCCGAGGAAGAGCCGGAGCACCCGGATTATCCGAAGGATCCGGCTTTCCGCGAGAAGTACGGTCCGCGCGGCGTGCTCGATTGCAAGGCGACCGATCAGGACGATCCGACGGTCGATCCGCGGTTCGGCAAGGTCGGCAAACAGGTGATCAAGGATACTGGGCCCCTGACGCGCAAGCGGATGGAAACGATCGACGACGACGTCGCCAACCGCGCGTCCGAATTCATTTCGCGACAGGCCACGGCCGGCAAGCCGTTCTTCGTGTGGGTGAATTTCACGCACATGCATTTCCGCACGCACGTCAAGGCAGAAAGCCGCGGCCAGTCGGGCCCAGGCATGAGCGAATACGTCGACGCGATGATCGATCATGACAAGAACGTCGGCACGGTGCTCAAGGCGCTCGACGACGCGGGTGTCGCCGACAACACGTTCGTGATGTACAGCACCGACAACGGACCGCACATGAACACCTGGCCCGACGGCGCGATGACGCCCTTCCGCAACGAGAAGAACTCGAACTGGGAAGGCGCCTATCGGGTGCCGTGCATCGTCCGATGGCCGGGCAAGATCAAGCCGGGCAAGGTCTCCAACCAGATTGTCGGCCATCACGACTGGTTGCCGACGCTGCTCGCCGTGGCGGGTGATTCGGACGTGGTCGCGCGACTGGCCAAGGGGGCTCAGGTCGGAGAGATGCAATACAAGGTGCATCTCGACGGATTCAACCTTGTGCCCTACCTCACGGGTCAGCAGGAAAAGAGCCCGCGCGAGTCGTTCCTCTATTGCAACGACGACCAGGAGCTGACCTGCCTGCGCTATAACAACTGGAAGTTTGTGTTCATGGAGCAGCGGGCTCCCGGCACTCTGCGCGTCTGGGCCGAGCCGTTTACGACCCTCCGCGTGCCGAAGATTTTCAATATCCGGTTGGACCCATTCGAGCGCGCCGACATCACGTCGAACACCTATTACGACTGGATGATCGACCGCGCCTTCATGCTGGTGCCGGCACAGGATTACGTCGCCAAGTTCTTGATGACCTTCCGAGAGTTTCCGCAGCGCCAGAAGGCGGCGTCCTTCAACCTGGACGAGGTCCTGGATTCGCTGCAGAAGCCTCAGCAGCACTGA
- a CDS encoding nuclear transport factor 2 family protein, which translates to MTRTLARSLSLLAVSLALACGIGSSLAVDSDDAAAVRKALAALVEAVNRHDAAAVAAGWSEDAVYVDPADGLQLNGRSEIQARYEAIFKEQPQLKLVATITELQLDGDSSARVRGTTETDDGSGNKTAGAFLAELERKEDRWLILAAEETDPDPLTDLAWLVGDWADEASATSTQSTFAWAADGRMLVRTYSLTTENGPQEGTQYIAWDARRDEIRTWVFTSIGTWAEGTWTPQEDHWAIHWTGTLADGRAASATQVLKPIDEDTFQVQWTDIDLDGELRPATELVTVRRVAPTANANEPAQPSQEGDSP; encoded by the coding sequence GTGACGCGAACATTGGCTCGCAGTTTGTCGCTCCTTGCGGTTTCGCTTGCCCTGGCGTGTGGAATCGGCAGTTCGCTCGCCGTGGACTCGGATGACGCGGCCGCGGTGCGCAAGGCGCTCGCCGCGCTCGTCGAGGCTGTCAATCGACATGATGCGGCCGCGGTCGCTGCCGGCTGGAGCGAAGACGCCGTATACGTCGATCCGGCGGATGGACTGCAGCTCAACGGGCGAAGCGAGATTCAAGCCCGTTACGAGGCCATCTTCAAGGAACAGCCCCAATTGAAGCTCGTCGCGACGATTACCGAATTGCAGCTCGACGGCGACAGTTCGGCCCGCGTGCGCGGCACGACCGAAACCGACGACGGCAGCGGCAACAAGACGGCCGGCGCCTTTCTCGCCGAGCTGGAGCGCAAGGAAGATCGCTGGCTGATCCTGGCCGCCGAGGAAACCGATCCCGATCCGTTGACCGACCTCGCGTGGCTCGTCGGCGATTGGGCGGACGAAGCCAGCGCGACGAGCACGCAATCGACCTTTGCCTGGGCGGCCGACGGACGCATGCTCGTACGGACCTATTCGCTGACCACCGAAAACGGTCCGCAGGAAGGCACGCAATACATCGCCTGGGACGCGCGCCGTGACGAGATCCGCACCTGGGTCTTCACTTCGATCGGAACCTGGGCCGAAGGCACCTGGACTCCGCAGGAAGACCATTGGGCGATTCACTGGACCGGAACGCTGGCCGACGGCCGCGCCGCTTCGGCGACCCAAGTGCTCAAGCCGATCGATGAAGACACCTTCCAGGTGCAATGGACCGACATCGACCTCGACGGCGAGTTGCGCCCGGCCACTGAGCTGGTTACGGTCCGCCGTGTCGCCCCGACCGCGAACGCCAACGAACCCGCCCAACCCTCGCAGGAAGGCGATTCCCCATGA
- a CDS encoding formylglycine-generating enzyme family protein: MVWVPGGEFWMGSDDPSAWDDERPAHRVRVDGFWMDRYEITNAQFEKFVEATGYRTTAERAPNVEELLRQSPPGTPPPPPEVLVPGSLVFTPPDHPVPLDDYAQWWRWTPGASWRHPEGPGSTLEGRQQHPVVQVSWDDCQAYARWAEKQLPTEAQWECAARGGLSRQPYVWGDQPPNDLRCMANLWQGSFPDRNSEADGYPRTAPVGSFAANGYGLYDMAGNVWEWCNDWYDRELYPRRADALTVNPEGPAASNDPLHPYEQRRAQRGGSFLCNDSYCSRYRPSARHGCTPDTGMSHVGFRCVRLP; the protein is encoded by the coding sequence ATGGTGTGGGTCCCCGGCGGCGAGTTCTGGATGGGCTCGGATGATCCGTCGGCCTGGGACGACGAGCGGCCCGCCCACCGTGTTCGAGTCGACGGCTTCTGGATGGATCGCTACGAGATCACCAACGCGCAGTTCGAAAAGTTTGTCGAAGCGACCGGATATCGAACGACCGCGGAACGCGCGCCGAATGTCGAGGAGTTGTTGCGCCAGTCTCCACCAGGCACTCCACCGCCGCCCCCGGAAGTTCTTGTGCCCGGTTCCTTGGTATTCACTCCGCCAGATCATCCGGTGCCGCTCGACGACTATGCGCAGTGGTGGCGCTGGACGCCGGGGGCATCTTGGCGTCATCCCGAGGGGCCAGGCAGCACGCTCGAGGGTCGCCAGCAGCATCCGGTCGTGCAGGTTTCCTGGGACGACTGTCAGGCCTATGCGCGCTGGGCCGAGAAGCAACTGCCGACCGAGGCGCAATGGGAATGTGCGGCGCGCGGCGGTCTGAGCCGGCAGCCATATGTCTGGGGCGATCAACCGCCCAACGACCTGCGCTGCATGGCCAATCTCTGGCAAGGCAGCTTTCCTGACCGGAACTCCGAGGCCGACGGTTATCCTCGGACGGCCCCCGTCGGTTCGTTCGCGGCCAACGGCTACGGGCTGTACGACATGGCCGGCAATGTTTGGGAATGGTGCAACGATTGGTACGATCGCGAGCTGTACCCGCGCCGGGCGGACGCGTTGACGGTCAACCCAGAAGGCCCCGCCGCCAGCAACGATCCGCTGCATCCGTATGAGCAGCGGCGCGCTCAGCGCGGCGGCTCGTTTCTGTGCAACGACAGCTACTGCTCGCGCTATCGGCCCAGCGCGCGGCACGGCTGCACGCCCGACACGGGCATGTCACACGTGGGTTTTCGCTGCGTACGCTTGCCGTAG